The following are encoded in a window of Cryobacterium sp. CG_9.6 genomic DNA:
- the purF gene encoding amidophosphoribosyltransferase gives MAGGDGLLNHDLLPNEKGPQDACGVFGVWAPGEEVAKLSYFGLYALQHRGQESAGIATSDGDKILIYKDMGLVSQVFNEASLSTLLGHIAVGHTRYSTTGSSSWQNAQPTLGRTAAGTVALGHNGNLTNTAELLELVRERYPMVDGELARGNTTDTAVITALLTGDLDHTLETTALEVLPRLRGAYCLVFMDETTLYAARDPQGVRPLVLGRLERGWVVASETAALDIVGASFVREVEPGELITIDENGLRTQRFAKADPKGCVFEYVYLARPDTTIAGRGVHEARVEMGRRLAAEHPIEADLVIPTPESGTPAAIGYAQASGIPFGQGLVKNSYVGRTFIAPSQTIRQRGIRLKLNPLKNVIKGKRLIVVDDSIVRGNTQRALVSMLREAGAAEVHVRISSPPITWPCFYGIDFASRAELVATGLEIDEVRQSIGADSLGYLSEDGMIEATEQPRERLCTACFTGIYPIALPESQHLGKNLLERQPASNGCDPGPDSELEAVLAPTTTRENALAALGQVPFGDPGRQE, from the coding sequence TTGGCCGGTGGCGATGGACTGCTAAATCATGACCTTCTTCCCAATGAGAAGGGGCCACAGGATGCCTGTGGTGTGTTTGGCGTGTGGGCTCCCGGTGAAGAGGTAGCCAAGCTCAGCTACTTCGGGCTCTACGCCCTGCAGCACCGTGGCCAAGAATCGGCTGGGATCGCTACGAGCGACGGCGACAAGATTCTGATCTACAAGGACATGGGACTCGTCTCCCAGGTCTTCAACGAGGCTTCGCTCAGCACGCTCCTCGGGCATATTGCCGTGGGACACACCCGGTACTCCACCACGGGTTCGTCGAGCTGGCAGAATGCGCAGCCCACCCTCGGCCGCACGGCTGCCGGAACGGTGGCCCTCGGTCACAACGGAAACCTCACCAACACCGCTGAACTTCTCGAGCTGGTGCGCGAACGCTACCCGATGGTCGATGGTGAACTGGCCCGTGGCAACACCACCGACACGGCGGTCATCACGGCCCTCCTCACCGGTGACCTCGACCACACGCTGGAGACCACCGCTTTGGAAGTGCTGCCGCGTCTGCGCGGTGCCTACTGCCTCGTGTTCATGGACGAAACCACCCTCTATGCGGCTCGCGACCCGCAGGGTGTGCGGCCACTCGTGCTGGGTCGTCTCGAACGCGGCTGGGTTGTCGCGTCGGAGACCGCCGCCCTCGACATCGTGGGCGCGAGCTTCGTGCGTGAGGTCGAGCCGGGTGAACTCATCACCATCGACGAGAACGGGCTGCGCACCCAGCGTTTTGCGAAGGCAGACCCCAAGGGCTGCGTGTTTGAGTACGTGTACCTGGCCCGACCCGACACCACGATCGCGGGTCGCGGCGTGCACGAGGCCCGGGTTGAAATGGGTCGCCGCCTTGCCGCGGAGCACCCAATCGAGGCCGATCTCGTGATTCCCACGCCCGAATCCGGTACGCCGGCCGCCATCGGGTACGCCCAGGCCTCCGGTATTCCATTCGGTCAGGGCCTCGTGAAGAACTCCTACGTGGGGCGCACCTTTATTGCACCGTCGCAGACCATCCGGCAGCGCGGCATCCGCTTGAAGCTCAACCCGCTGAAGAATGTGATCAAGGGCAAACGCCTGATCGTGGTCGATGACTCGATCGTGCGCGGCAACACGCAGCGTGCCCTCGTGAGCATGCTGCGGGAGGCCGGCGCCGCGGAGGTGCACGTACGCATCTCAAGTCCGCCCATCACGTGGCCGTGTTTCTACGGCATCGACTTTGCGTCGCGGGCCGAACTGGTGGCAACGGGCCTTGAGATCGACGAGGTGCGCCAGTCGATCGGCGCCGACTCGCTCGGTTACCTCTCCGAGGACGGCATGATTGAGGCCACCGAGCAGCCGCGCGAGCGACTCTGCACGGCGTGCTTCACCGGAATTTACCCCATTGCACTGCCCGAATCACAGCACCTCGGCAAGAACCTGCTGGAACGACAGCCCGCAAGCAACGGCTGCGACCCCGGCCCCGACTCCGAGTTGGAGGCGGTGCTTGCGCCCACCACCACGCGGGAAAACGCCCTCGCGGCGCTCGGGCAGGTTCCTTTCGGCGATCCAGGAAGACAAGAATGA
- the purD gene encoding phosphoribosylamine--glycine ligase, giving the protein MKILVLGSGAREHAIITALLREEPGHVIEAAPGNAGIAADVPVVALDPNDPVAVADYALLHSVELVVIGPEAPLVAGVADALRTRGIAVFGPNRAAAALEGSKTFAKRIMDDAGVPTGRAVRAGTLIEVQAALSEFGAPYVVKADGLAAGKGVLVTEDLAAALAHATFWLEHGSILVEEFLDGQEISLFLLSDGHNVLPLSPAQDYKRLGDNDEGPNTGGMGAYSPLPWLDAEFGSERLFVQEIIDTVALPTVRQLEQQDTPFIGLLYCGLILTKHGIRVIEFNARFGDPETQVVLPRLVTPLSELLFAASTGALDGRDWPEFSTDVAVTVVLASENYPETPLIGRPITGLDAALVVPGVTVAHAATAAEGDSLVSTGGRVLSVVAVGASFGEARSRAYDALAQVSLSGAQFRTDIAARVA; this is encoded by the coding sequence GTGAAAATTCTGGTTCTCGGATCCGGTGCCCGCGAGCACGCCATCATCACCGCGCTGCTTCGGGAGGAGCCGGGTCATGTGATTGAGGCGGCCCCGGGCAATGCCGGCATCGCCGCCGATGTGCCCGTCGTCGCGCTCGACCCCAACGACCCGGTGGCCGTGGCCGACTACGCGTTGCTGCACAGCGTGGAACTCGTGGTGATCGGGCCCGAGGCACCGCTCGTGGCGGGTGTCGCCGATGCGCTGCGCACCCGCGGAATCGCCGTGTTCGGTCCCAACCGCGCCGCCGCCGCCCTTGAGGGCAGCAAGACCTTCGCCAAGCGCATCATGGACGATGCCGGCGTGCCCACCGGGCGTGCCGTGCGCGCCGGAACCCTCATCGAGGTGCAAGCCGCCCTCAGTGAGTTCGGCGCCCCGTATGTGGTGAAGGCCGATGGCCTGGCCGCCGGCAAGGGCGTGCTCGTGACCGAGGATCTCGCCGCAGCGCTCGCGCACGCCACCTTCTGGCTTGAGCACGGCAGCATCCTGGTTGAGGAGTTTCTTGACGGCCAGGAGATCTCACTGTTCCTGCTGAGTGACGGCCACAATGTGCTGCCGCTCTCCCCCGCCCAGGACTACAAGCGCCTCGGCGACAACGACGAGGGCCCGAACACCGGCGGCATGGGCGCCTACTCGCCGCTGCCGTGGCTCGATGCCGAATTCGGGAGCGAGCGCCTGTTTGTTCAGGAGATCATCGACACCGTGGCACTGCCCACCGTGCGCCAGCTCGAGCAACAGGACACCCCGTTCATCGGACTCCTCTACTGCGGACTCATTCTCACGAAGCACGGCATTCGTGTGATCGAATTCAACGCACGGTTCGGCGACCCGGAGACCCAGGTGGTGCTGCCGCGCCTGGTCACGCCGCTCTCCGAGCTGCTGTTTGCCGCGTCGACCGGCGCGCTGGATGGCCGGGACTGGCCCGAGTTCTCGACCGATGTGGCCGTGACCGTGGTGCTCGCGAGCGAGAACTACCCGGAGACCCCGCTCATTGGCCGCCCGATCACCGGGCTCGATGCCGCGCTCGTGGTGCCCGGCGTCACCGTGGCGCACGCCGCGACCGCTGCCGAGGGCGACTCACTCGTGTCCACCGGTGGTCGCGTGCTGAGTGTCGTTGCCGTGGGGGCGTCGTTCGGCGAGGCGCGCTCCCGCGCGTACGACGCGCTCGCGCAGGTGTCCCTCTCGGGCGCCCAGTTCCGCACGGACATCGCGGCTCGCGTCGCCTGA
- the purM gene encoding phosphoribosylformylglycinamidine cyclo-ligase — MTNASYAAAGVDTAAGDLAVELMKSAVSKTHGPEVWGGVGGFAGLYDVSFLTKFRQPLLATSTDGVGTKVAIAQAIDKHDTIGQDLVGMVVDDIIVVGARPLFMTDYIACGKVVPERIASIVAGIARACAETGTALVGGETAEHPGLLGVDDYDVAGAATGVVEADQVLGADKVVSGDVVIALASSGLHSNGYSLVRHILSQRGIGYTDTSAELGGVVGEVLLEPTRLYTGPLLDVLGDPALSGVVHSLSHVTGGGIAANLARVLPVGSWVEVDRSTWSPAPVFRVLSDMAGSSLESSEGTWNLGIGMFAVVDAGSASSVIASLKASGIAAWVTGRVSLAPRDITGFEQGAKGVNGGAVRLVGSYAN, encoded by the coding sequence ATGACGAATGCGTCCTATGCAGCAGCCGGAGTCGACACTGCGGCGGGTGACCTCGCCGTTGAGCTGATGAAGTCCGCCGTGTCCAAAACCCACGGTCCCGAGGTCTGGGGTGGTGTCGGCGGGTTCGCGGGACTCTACGACGTGTCGTTCCTCACCAAGTTTCGCCAGCCCCTGCTCGCCACGTCCACAGACGGCGTGGGCACGAAGGTCGCCATCGCGCAGGCCATCGATAAGCACGACACCATCGGCCAGGACCTCGTGGGAATGGTCGTCGATGACATCATCGTTGTCGGCGCGCGGCCGCTGTTCATGACCGACTACATCGCCTGCGGCAAGGTCGTTCCCGAGCGCATCGCCTCGATCGTGGCCGGCATTGCCCGCGCCTGCGCCGAGACCGGTACCGCCCTGGTGGGCGGGGAAACCGCCGAACACCCGGGGTTGCTCGGTGTGGACGACTACGACGTGGCCGGCGCGGCCACGGGTGTGGTGGAGGCAGACCAGGTGCTGGGCGCCGACAAGGTGGTTTCCGGTGACGTCGTCATCGCCCTGGCCTCCTCGGGATTGCACTCCAACGGCTACTCGCTCGTGCGCCACATTCTTTCTCAGCGCGGCATCGGCTACACCGACACGTCGGCAGAGTTGGGTGGTGTCGTGGGTGAGGTGCTCCTCGAGCCCACTCGCCTGTACACCGGCCCCCTGCTCGATGTGCTCGGCGACCCGGCACTCTCCGGCGTGGTGCACTCCCTCAGTCACGTGACCGGCGGCGGGATTGCCGCCAACCTGGCCCGCGTGCTGCCCGTGGGATCCTGGGTCGAGGTCGACCGCTCCACCTGGTCACCGGCACCGGTGTTCCGCGTGCTGAGCGACATGGCCGGATCCTCCCTCGAAAGCTCGGAGGGCACGTGGAACCTGGGCATCGGCATGTTCGCGGTCGTCGATGCGGGTTCCGCGTCCTCGGTGATCGCGAGCCTGAAGGCCAGCGGAATTGCAGCCTGGGTCACCGGGCGCGTGTCCCTCGCGCCGCGAGACATCACCGGCTTTGAGCAGGGCGCCAAGGGCGTCAACGGTGGCGCGGTGCGACTCGTCGGGTCCTACGCGAACTGA
- a CDS encoding NAD(P)/FAD-dependent oxidoreductase — protein MTTKSPRRIVVLGAGIGGLTAAALLARAGHTVTVLEANEWVGGKSRRLTIDGQRIDTGPSLVTFPAVWDELMRRYDALGGAGAADSASSVGQLQLRRLPEVGRYFYAGQTVTLPVEEGHPWRAAWERFDREHGGLGPQITALLTSDPLDPKALPAVGALARLYGTRLTTKRFLDGLTWMPEGLREVIAIHTLNAGVPPTKSLSLYASMPAVMARDGVWVPEGGVNELPLALHRLALHAGATVHTGESVISVERSRVRTATAEYPADLVVSALDPGVLAGLLHGGPVRSRGLTCSGVAIYGVLNELLPSNTATHSVVMPDHPASLHRSLAARVVPDQTMAFVNYYRPGEIYPNEKATVAVLLTAPADGRRYGLDDTFVSREVERISTVMGLDRPLTDLLGEHQILDPEYFSGWGATGGALYGATKPLWQSGPFHTPAYRDVRRRWLWRVGASVHPGGGIPAVLGGAMTSSAKLLRTLRD, from the coding sequence ATGACCACGAAATCACCTCGTCGAATTGTTGTGCTCGGAGCCGGGATTGGCGGTCTTACGGCTGCGGCACTGCTCGCTCGGGCTGGGCACACCGTCACGGTGCTGGAAGCAAACGAGTGGGTGGGCGGGAAGAGCCGTCGGCTCACCATCGATGGCCAGCGAATCGATACCGGTCCCTCGCTCGTGACGTTTCCGGCGGTGTGGGATGAGCTGATGCGCCGCTACGACGCCCTCGGTGGTGCGGGCGCTGCCGACAGCGCCTCTTCGGTTGGACAGCTTCAGCTGCGACGTCTCCCCGAAGTGGGGCGCTACTTCTACGCTGGGCAGACCGTCACGCTTCCGGTCGAGGAGGGACACCCGTGGCGGGCGGCGTGGGAACGCTTCGATCGTGAGCACGGCGGCCTCGGTCCGCAGATCACCGCGCTACTCACCTCGGATCCGCTCGACCCGAAGGCACTGCCCGCGGTGGGTGCCCTCGCTCGCCTGTATGGAACCCGGCTCACGACCAAGCGCTTCCTCGATGGCCTCACCTGGATGCCCGAGGGATTGCGTGAGGTGATCGCGATCCACACACTGAATGCCGGGGTGCCCCCCACGAAGAGCCTCTCGCTCTATGCGAGCATGCCGGCAGTGATGGCCCGGGACGGTGTCTGGGTGCCCGAGGGCGGGGTCAATGAACTGCCGCTCGCCCTGCATCGGCTTGCCCTCCACGCCGGAGCGACCGTGCACACCGGCGAGAGCGTGATCTCGGTGGAGCGCTCGCGCGTGCGCACGGCCACGGCCGAGTACCCGGCCGACCTGGTGGTGAGCGCCCTCGATCCGGGCGTGCTCGCCGGGCTGCTGCACGGCGGCCCCGTGCGGTCCCGCGGTCTGACCTGCTCGGGCGTTGCAATTTACGGTGTGCTCAACGAGCTTTTGCCCAGCAACACGGCCACGCACTCCGTGGTGATGCCCGACCACCCCGCCTCGCTTCATCGCAGCCTCGCCGCGCGGGTCGTGCCCGACCAGACGATGGCCTTCGTCAATTACTACCGTCCGGGCGAAATCTACCCCAATGAGAAGGCCACCGTGGCGGTACTGCTGACCGCACCCGCCGACGGTCGTCGCTATGGGCTCGACGACACCTTCGTAAGCCGCGAGGTGGAGCGAATCAGCACGGTCATGGGACTCGATCGTCCGCTCACCGACCTGCTCGGTGAGCACCAGATTCTTGATCCCGAGTATTTCTCCGGCTGGGGCGCAACGGGCGGGGCGCTGTACGGCGCGACCAAACCGCTCTGGCAGAGCGGCCCGTTTCACACGCCCGCCTACCGGGATGTTCGACGCCGCTGGCTCTGGCGGGTGGGCGCCTCGGTGCATCCCGGCGGCGGCATCCCGGCGGTGCTCGGTGGCGCAATGACATCCAGCGCCAAACTGTTGCGCACCCTGCGCGACTAA
- a CDS encoding ribokinase, protein MNRIAVLGSANMDLVVRQTRLPQPGETIFGTGFHTVPGGKGLNQAVAAARLDGEVDFLGAVGADAYGAQLRDVLATEGIRSEGVAVSTEPTGTAHISVVDSGENSIVVVSGANATVTDLSAAQRATIAGAAFLVMQCELPVAVLVQAIAVAREAGVFTVLTPAPVMPLPEGFLASVDLVVPNQIEAEQLTGESDPVRAAESLSAGATWAIVTLGAEGSVIAYNGEVLGLAPARPVQAVDTTAAGDTFVGALVARLALSTGAVTEETMVDALRWATVASSISVTRVGATTSMPTLTEVAAILA, encoded by the coding sequence GTGAACAGAATTGCAGTACTGGGTAGTGCCAATATGGATCTGGTCGTGCGTCAGACCCGACTCCCCCAACCCGGAGAGACCATTTTTGGTACCGGTTTCCACACCGTGCCGGGCGGTAAGGGTCTCAATCAGGCGGTCGCGGCAGCCCGGTTGGACGGCGAGGTCGACTTTCTGGGGGCCGTGGGAGCGGATGCCTATGGCGCGCAACTGCGTGACGTTCTCGCTACCGAAGGCATCCGTTCTGAGGGTGTAGCGGTGTCGACCGAACCGACCGGAACCGCGCACATTTCGGTGGTGGACTCCGGGGAGAACTCGATTGTGGTGGTGTCCGGCGCGAACGCGACCGTCACCGACCTGTCGGCGGCGCAGCGGGCCACGATTGCCGGGGCCGCGTTTCTCGTGATGCAGTGCGAGCTGCCGGTGGCCGTGCTCGTGCAGGCCATTGCCGTGGCCCGGGAGGCCGGCGTCTTCACCGTGCTCACGCCGGCACCGGTTATGCCGCTGCCGGAGGGTTTTCTCGCGTCGGTTGATCTGGTGGTGCCCAACCAGATTGAGGCCGAGCAGCTCACCGGCGAATCCGATCCGGTGCGGGCGGCCGAAAGCCTGAGTGCGGGCGCAACCTGGGCGATTGTGACCCTCGGCGCGGAGGGATCGGTGATCGCCTACAACGGCGAGGTTCTCGGGCTGGCACCCGCTCGTCCGGTGCAGGCCGTGGACACGACCGCTGCCGGCGACACGTTCGTGGGCGCCCTCGTGGCGCGGCTGGCGCTCTCGACCGGCGCGGTGACCGAGGAGACCATGGTCGACGCGCTCCGCTGGGCCACGGTGGCCTCGTCAATTTCGGTCACCCGTGTGGGCGCCACCACCTCGATGCCCACACTCACCGAGGTCGCCGCAATTCTCGCCTAA
- a CDS encoding UbiA family prenyltransferase gives MLLRLIQISRPVLWVNTIGTTVIALWLTGDLWRWDALPLLLWATLPFNLLIYGVNDIFDQETDALNSRKGGLEGARIAASEFRRILVAVLLTNLPFVLYFLFVLPLGALVWILAYLVIFVQYSAPPLRFKARAFLDALSNAAYAFPLVFVPLAFGESPVWGAAIGLMAWSVAKHAFDAVQDIDEDRTAGIVTTAVRLGPRGTALWSAAWWLASTVCFAFVSIPVASVNLLIAGWLVLRLLRDPTPNGARRLYRYSIAFPYVAGSVAGVQIVAALMLGVLS, from the coding sequence GTGCTTCTTCGACTGATTCAGATCTCGCGACCCGTTTTATGGGTCAATACGATCGGCACGACCGTAATCGCCCTGTGGCTCACCGGCGACCTGTGGCGATGGGACGCCCTCCCGCTGCTGCTCTGGGCCACGCTTCCGTTCAACCTGCTGATTTACGGCGTCAACGACATCTTCGACCAGGAGACGGATGCCCTCAATTCGAGGAAGGGCGGACTCGAGGGTGCACGTATTGCCGCCTCCGAGTTCCGCCGAATTCTTGTTGCGGTTCTCCTGACCAACCTGCCGTTCGTGCTGTACTTTCTCTTCGTCCTGCCGCTCGGCGCACTGGTGTGGATCCTGGCGTATCTGGTGATCTTCGTGCAGTACTCGGCACCGCCGCTGCGTTTCAAGGCGAGAGCCTTTCTCGACGCGTTGAGCAATGCGGCCTACGCGTTTCCGCTGGTGTTCGTGCCACTTGCCTTCGGGGAATCCCCGGTCTGGGGCGCAGCCATTGGGCTGATGGCCTGGAGCGTGGCCAAGCACGCCTTCGATGCCGTGCAGGACATTGACGAGGACCGCACCGCGGGAATCGTCACCACGGCGGTGCGGCTGGGGCCGCGCGGCACCGCGCTGTGGAGCGCCGCGTGGTGGCTGGCGTCAACCGTGTGCTTTGCCTTTGTCAGTATTCCGGTCGCCTCGGTGAATCTACTCATTGCCGGCTGGCTTGTGCTGCGCCTCCTGCGGGATCCGACACCGAACGGTGCCCGTCGTCTCTACCGCTATTCGATTGCATTCCCGTACGTGGCCGGTTCGGTTGCGGGCGTGCAGATCGTCGCTGCCTTAATGCTGGGAGTCTTGTCATGA
- a CDS encoding sterol carrier family protein: MARARIDDGAGRVAVRAALAEGAGASRDIRAQAVRYTLQLLAEQAEGNTLEVRVPPFGAVQCVAGPRHTRGTPPNVIETDVATWLALATGGLTWTDGVASGLIHASGARADLAGHVPVLPL, encoded by the coding sequence ATGGCACGAGCACGAATAGATGATGGCGCTGGCAGGGTAGCGGTGCGCGCGGCGCTGGCCGAGGGAGCCGGCGCGAGCCGGGACATCCGTGCTCAGGCGGTGCGCTACACCCTGCAGCTGCTCGCGGAGCAGGCCGAGGGCAACACCCTCGAGGTGCGCGTGCCGCCATTTGGCGCCGTGCAGTGCGTGGCCGGACCCCGTCATACCCGCGGCACTCCGCCCAATGTGATTGAAACGGATGTCGCCACCTGGCTTGCCCTCGCCACCGGCGGCCTCACGTGGACCGACGGCGTCGCATCCGGTCTGATTCACGCCTCGGGCGCCCGGGCCGACCTCGCCGGCCACGTTCCGGTTCTTCCACTCTGA